Proteins encoded by one window of Modestobacter marinus:
- a CDS encoding tripartite tricarboxylate transporter TctB family protein — MTAHEDRGGPDVTSSEATVAGTRAPTTEPGDGGLPIADVVITVVLLAVFGWAFLDAADWSFRAALFPRIVTGAGVVFCVVKLVQDLLVLRRGRASAAGPPVPAHESVPAGGTHEDEEAIEADDVEYVFATAGARSWSLALAWVVTFFLLLYVAGLFVTAPVFSLLYLRSAGQRSWKVSIGYAVVVGVLLYLSFEVALGIATPPGLFLD; from the coding sequence ATGACCGCGCACGAGGACCGGGGCGGCCCCGACGTGACGAGCTCCGAGGCGACGGTGGCGGGGACGAGGGCCCCGACCACCGAGCCCGGGGACGGCGGGCTGCCGATCGCCGACGTGGTGATCACCGTGGTGCTGCTGGCGGTGTTCGGCTGGGCGTTCCTCGACGCCGCCGACTGGTCCTTCCGCGCGGCGCTGTTCCCGCGGATCGTCACCGGCGCCGGCGTCGTCTTCTGCGTCGTCAAGCTGGTGCAGGACCTCCTCGTGCTCCGTCGCGGTCGCGCGTCCGCAGCCGGCCCGCCGGTCCCGGCCCACGAGTCCGTACCGGCTGGTGGCACGCACGAGGACGAGGAGGCCATCGAGGCGGACGACGTGGAGTACGTCTTCGCGACGGCCGGCGCCCGGAGCTGGTCGCTGGCCCTGGCCTGGGTCGTCACCTTCTTCCTCCTGCTCTACGTCGCCGGCCTGTTCGTGACCGCGCCGGTGTTCTCCCTGCTGTACCTGCGATCCGCCGGTCAGCGGAGCTGGAAGGTGAGCATCGGCTACGCCGTCGTCGTCGGCGTGCTGCTCTACCTGTCCTTCGAGGTGGCGCTCGGCATCGCCACCCCACCCGGTCTCTTCCTGGACTGA
- a CDS encoding acVLRF1 family peptidyl-tRNA hydrolase translates to MTAPRPAAGGGRVLGVAPERLGRWLDGVAQRHGAFTDVGTDDAGVLTVTCQDTTTVRLTAPYGWTPGPAPLTAFTAAAKAPRRTAVLLVRRGRWAVGVFEGAELVVSKVDARQVQGRTAAGGWSQQRFARRRGHQTDAVVSHAADTAARVLLPHAGTLHALAPGGDKGLAAEVLSDPRLRPLADLPRLPALEVGEPTKVVLLATPAQFRAVRVHIVEPADR, encoded by the coding sequence ATGACCGCACCCCGCCCCGCCGCCGGTGGCGGGCGCGTGCTCGGCGTCGCCCCGGAGCGGCTGGGCCGCTGGCTGGACGGCGTCGCCCAGCGGCACGGCGCGTTCACCGACGTCGGGACCGACGACGCGGGCGTGCTCACGGTGACCTGCCAGGACACCACCACCGTGCGGCTCACCGCCCCCTACGGCTGGACGCCCGGTCCGGCACCGCTGACCGCCTTCACCGCTGCCGCCAAGGCACCGCGGCGCACCGCCGTCCTGCTGGTCCGGCGCGGCCGCTGGGCGGTCGGGGTGTTCGAGGGCGCCGAGCTCGTCGTCTCCAAGGTCGACGCGCGCCAGGTGCAGGGCCGGACCGCGGCCGGCGGGTGGTCGCAGCAGCGCTTCGCCCGGCGGCGCGGGCACCAGACCGACGCCGTCGTCAGCCATGCCGCGGACACCGCGGCCCGGGTGCTGCTGCCGCACGCCGGCACCCTGCACGCGCTGGCCCCGGGCGGGGACAAGGGGCTGGCCGCGGAGGTGCTCAGCGACCCGCGGCTCCGCCCGCTGGCCGACCTCCCGCGGCTGCCGGCGCTGGAGGTCGGCGAGCCGACGAAGGTGGTGCTGCTGGCCACCCCGGCCCAGTTCCGGGCCGTGCGGGTGCACATCGTGGAGCCGGCCGACCGGTGA
- a CDS encoding tripartite tricarboxylate transporter permease, giving the protein MLSDLVSGLVQVVQPVPLMLMLLGVAIGFVVGILPGLGGAVTLALMLPFTFDMQPVEAFAFLLGMWVVTSTTGDITSVLFGIPGEATSAATVLDGHPMTKRGEGGRALGAVLSSSVLGAVFGAVVLALSIPVIRPVVLAFAPPEFFALTMLGLTFVIALSGKHLLKGFIMAGLGLLVALVGLDPQEGIPRYTFEQLYLWDGIGIVPLVVGLFGGAEVLQLMLSKRSIAGNVTAAEANTSLSGVAQGIRDTFKHWPLVLRSSAIGTGVGIVPGLGGSVAQFMAYGAAQQSSKTPELFGKGAVEGVIASGAVNNAKDSGSLIPTIGFGIPGGAGSAVLLSAFLIVGLNPGEEMLTTELDVTFSMIWVTVLANFIAVAAAFAFLKPLTRLTFISGPLLVPFLLLLLGLGAYTASNSFADVLVMIVAAAVGVLCIRYDWPRVPFLLAVVLGSLAERYLFLSYSLFDWTWLTRPIVLVIGAVILVTVVVPPVRRRRARAAAPQDRVSA; this is encoded by the coding sequence ATGCTGTCCGACCTCGTGAGCGGACTGGTCCAGGTCGTCCAGCCCGTGCCGCTCATGCTGATGCTGCTGGGCGTCGCGATCGGGTTCGTCGTCGGCATCCTGCCCGGTCTCGGCGGTGCGGTGACCCTGGCGCTGATGCTGCCGTTCACTTTCGACATGCAGCCGGTGGAGGCATTCGCCTTCCTCCTCGGCATGTGGGTGGTCACCTCCACCACCGGCGACATCACCTCGGTGTTGTTCGGCATCCCCGGTGAGGCCACCTCGGCCGCGACGGTCCTCGACGGTCACCCGATGACCAAGCGCGGAGAGGGGGGCCGTGCGCTCGGGGCGGTGCTGTCCAGCTCGGTCCTGGGCGCCGTGTTCGGAGCCGTCGTGCTGGCGCTGTCGATCCCGGTCATCCGGCCGGTGGTCCTGGCCTTCGCCCCACCCGAGTTCTTCGCCCTCACCATGCTGGGCCTGACCTTCGTGATCGCACTGTCGGGCAAGCACCTGCTCAAGGGGTTCATCATGGCCGGCTTGGGCCTCCTCGTGGCCCTGGTCGGGCTCGACCCGCAGGAGGGCATCCCGCGGTACACCTTCGAGCAGCTGTACCTGTGGGACGGCATCGGCATCGTGCCGCTCGTGGTCGGTCTGTTCGGCGGCGCGGAGGTCCTGCAGCTGATGCTGAGCAAGCGCAGCATCGCCGGCAACGTGACCGCCGCCGAGGCGAACACCTCGCTGTCCGGGGTGGCGCAGGGCATCCGGGACACGTTCAAGCACTGGCCGCTGGTCCTGCGGTCCAGCGCGATCGGCACCGGGGTCGGCATCGTGCCCGGCCTCGGTGGCTCGGTGGCCCAGTTCATGGCCTACGGCGCGGCACAGCAGAGCTCCAAGACGCCGGAGCTGTTCGGCAAGGGCGCGGTCGAGGGAGTCATCGCCTCCGGCGCGGTCAACAACGCCAAGGACAGCGGGTCGCTGATCCCCACCATCGGCTTCGGGATCCCGGGCGGCGCCGGCAGCGCGGTGCTGCTCAGCGCGTTCCTCATCGTCGGGCTCAACCCCGGTGAGGAGATGCTGACCACCGAGCTCGACGTCACCTTCTCGATGATCTGGGTGACGGTGCTGGCCAACTTCATCGCCGTCGCGGCGGCGTTCGCCTTCCTCAAGCCGCTGACCAGGCTCACCTTCATCTCCGGGCCCCTCCTGGTCCCGTTCCTGCTGCTCCTGCTCGGGCTCGGTGCGTACACCGCGAGCAACAGCTTCGCCGACGTCCTGGTGATGATCGTGGCCGCCGCGGTCGGCGTCCTCTGCATCCGCTACGACTGGCCGCGAGTGCCGTTCCTGCTCGCGGTGGTCCTCGGTTCCCTCGCCGAGCGGTACCTCTTCCTGTCGTACTCGCTGTTCGACTGGACGTGGCTGACCCGTCCCATCGTCCTGGTCATCGGCGCGGTCATCCTGGTCACGGTGGTGGTCCCGCCGGTGCGTCGCCGGCGCGCCCGGGCCGCTGCCCCGCAGGACCGGGTGTCGGCATGA